CGAGTCGTAACCCTGCTGCCGGAAATACTTCGGCAGGCTCATCCAGTCGGGAAAGCTCGCGCCGAACCACTCGCGGTTGCCATAAAGGCCGCTGGTCGTGGGACGCCGCCCGGTGAGAATCGACGCGCGCGACGGTCCGCAAAGCGGATACTGGCAGTAGGCGCGCTCGAAACGCACGCCCTGGCGGGCGAGTTTGTCGAGGTTGGGCGTGAGCGCCTTCGGGCTGCCGTAGATGGCAAGCTCGGTGCGCAGGTCGTCCGCCACGAGAAAGAGCACGTTCATCGGACGCGACGCCGCGGGGGAGGCCGACGGCGCGGCGTGCATCTGGGCGAGTGTGCCGAGGGCGGCGGCGGAGGTCAGGAGACGGGAGACGGGCGGCAGGTGGGATGAGCGGGGAAACGACATAGGACGGACATCCTTGCTCCGGGGGACGGGGGCCGGCCAACACGCACCAAGCGTTACAGTCAGAACCAGCGCAAGATGCCGCCCGCACCGCGCTCACCAGTGCGCGTAGTCGCCTTTTTCAAGCGAAAGGGCGAACGCGGTGAGGAGTTTCACGCAATTCTCCACGTCCGCGAGGTCCACCATTTCGCTCGGAGTGTGCATGTAGCGCAGGGGAATCGACACCAGTCCGGTCGCCACACCGCCGCGACCCATCTGGATGGCGCGGGCGTCGGTGCCGGTCGGGCGCGGATCGGCCTCGAACTGGTGGGGGATGCCGAGCCTTTTCGCGCATTTCAGGAGCCGCTCGAAAACCTTCGGGTTGATGTTCGCGCCGCGACAGAGAATCGGGCCGGCGCCGAGCTTGGTTTCGCCGTATTTGCGGTTGTCGCAATCGGGATGGTCGGTCGCGTGGCCGACATCGACGGCGATGGCGATGTGCGGGTTGACCGCATACACGGCGGTGGTCGCGCCGCGCACGCCGATTTCCTCCTGCGCGGTCGCCACGGCGACGACTTTGGCGGCGGGCCTTTTCTTTTGTTGCGACAGGCGGACGAGCACCTCGCCGACCGTGTAGGCGCCGACCTTGTTGTCGAACGCGCGCGCCGCGCCCACGCTGCCGTGGATCAGCTCGAACTCGTGGTCGTAGGTCGCCACGTCGCCGATGGACACGCGCCCGAGCGCCTCCTTTTTCGAGCGCGCGCCGATGTCGATCCAGATTTCGTGAATCTCGGGGACTTTCTTGCGGTCGCCCTCGTCCATCAGGTGAATGGCACGCTTGCCGGTGACGCCTTTGACCGGGCCGTTCGCGGTCTGGATGATGACGCGGCGTCCGGGAATCATCACGCGGTCGTGCCCGCCGATGGTGTCGAAATAAATAAAACCGTCCTTGTTCACATAGGTGATGATGAGGCCGAGCTCGTCCATGTGCCCGGCGAGCATGAGGACGGGGTCGCCGGAGGGATTGAGCGTGGCGATGCGGTTGCCCATCGCGTCCTTTTCGTAGGTGTCGGCGGCAGGGCGAACATGCTTGTCGAAGACGGCTTGGGCCTCGAACTCGTAGCCCGACGGTGAACGGGCGTGAAGGAGTTCGGCGAGAAATTCAGGCGCGTGATATTTTGGCATGATGAGAAAAGTAGTGAGTAGCGCGTAGCGGGTAGCGAGTAGAAAATCGCCGGCGCGGAAGCGCACGCGCCCGCTAATCGCCTCCCGCGGGTCGCCACGAATCTTGCTTTCCTGACGCTCCGTATCCGCCGCGCTTGAACGCCCGCGCCGGATGGCCGACGCTGCGGTCATGCACCACCCTGCCCGCACCACCCGCCGCAGCTTTCTCCAAACCGTCGCCCTTGCCGGCGGCGCGTTCGCCCTCAATCGCCTCCCCTGCCCTGCCGCCGGCCCCGCAGGCGCGCCGGCCCTGCCCTCCGCTCCGCCCCCGGGCCGCTACCCGCCCGACGCCATCTCGGACTTCAGCCGCCGCCTCCGCCCGGTGGGACGCGCGCTCGAAACCGAGGATTATTATGTCTGGTGCAACAGCCCGATTTATGACGAGGCGGGGCGCGTGCATGTTTATTACTCGCGCTGGCCCGCGCGCCACGGCATGAGCGGCTGGATAAGCAAATGCGAGATCGCGCATGCCGTCGCCGATTCGCCCGAAGCGCCTTTCGAGTTCCAGAGTGTCGTCCTCGCTCCGCGTCCCGGCCATTTCGACGCCACCACCTGCCATAATCCGACCATCCATCGCTTCGACGGGAAATATTATCTGTATTACATGGGCACCTCCGACGGCCGGCTGGCGAGCAAACGCATCGGCTTCGCGGTGGCCGCCTCCCCCTTCGGCCCGTGGACGCGCTGCGACGAGCCGCTGCTCCAGCCCGGTCCGTCCGGCGCATGGGACGACCTGTGCAACACCAATCCCGCCGTCCTCCGTCATCCCGACGGAAACTATTGGCTATATTATAAAGGCATCAATCGCGACGAGTATTTCAACGCGCCAAAATCCGAACGCATCAAAGGCAACCGGCGCTACGGACTCGCCATGGCCGAACAGCCAGAGGGTCCATTTATAAAATACACCGGCAATCCGGTGATCGATTTTTCCCGCATCGAAAAAAACATGCAATTGGAGGATGCGTTTCTCTGGCTTGAAGACGGCCGGTTCAAATTGATCTGCCGCGACATGGGCTTCTATGACCATTTCGCCGGTCTGCTGCTTGAATCGGCCGACGGCGTGCATTTTTCCCATCCCCGGATCGCCTATTACGGAGCGGACGCCTATGCCCTGAACGAACCTCCCGCGCCCAGGCATCTGAGCCGCTACGGACGTTTCGAGCGCCCGCAGTTGTTGCTGAAAAACGGCCGCCCCGACTACCTGTTCACGGCTGCGCAGGGA
This genomic stretch from Termitidicoccus mucosus harbors:
- a CDS encoding glycoside hydrolase family protein, with protein sequence MHHPARTTRRSFLQTVALAGGAFALNRLPCPAAGPAGAPALPSAPPPGRYPPDAISDFSRRLRPVGRALETEDYYVWCNSPIYDEAGRVHVYYSRWPARHGMSGWISKCEIAHAVADSPEAPFEFQSVVLAPRPGHFDATTCHNPTIHRFDGKYYLYYMGTSDGRLASKRIGFAVAASPFGPWTRCDEPLLQPGPSGAWDDLCNTNPAVLRHPDGNYWLYYKGINRDEYFNAPKSERIKGNRRYGLAMAEQPEGPFIKYTGNPVIDFSRIEKNMQLEDAFLWLEDGRFKLICRDMGFYDHFAGLLLESADGVHFSHPRIAYYGADAYALNEPPAPRHLSRYGRFERPQLLLKNGRPDYLFTAAQGGKYMTASSFIFKITPP
- a CDS encoding M42 family metallopeptidase → MPKYHAPEFLAELLHARSPSGYEFEAQAVFDKHVRPAADTYEKDAMGNRIATLNPSGDPVLMLAGHMDELGLIITYVNKDGFIYFDTIGGHDRVMIPGRRVIIQTANGPVKGVTGKRAIHLMDEGDRKKVPEIHEIWIDIGARSKKEALGRVSIGDVATYDHEFELIHGSVGAARAFDNKVGAYTVGEVLVRLSQQKKRPAAKVVAVATAQEEIGVRGATTAVYAVNPHIAIAVDVGHATDHPDCDNRKYGETKLGAGPILCRGANINPKVFERLLKCAKRLGIPHQFEADPRPTGTDARAIQMGRGGVATGLVSIPLRYMHTPSEMVDLADVENCVKLLTAFALSLEKGDYAHW